A genomic segment from Triticum dicoccoides isolate Atlit2015 ecotype Zavitan chromosome 1A, WEW_v2.0, whole genome shotgun sequence encodes:
- the LOC119288128 gene encoding pentatricopeptide repeat-containing protein At3g49240, mitochondrial-like, which translates to MSLSKPLAARRLVPALFPLAHADAASAAASRRARRRGAFAATPPAPPSSPSSVRLAEPLPSLAPSRLALHNRVLALLSPTAADLDEAALLTRHALHSNCRPSSFTCVAVLAALLRARRLDDFFALHRFALQAAVPPTAATHALYLSALAARRLPDAALLHLRLIARPGSPVPPSPTAYRVVVRCLVADHGRLADAVALKDEMLASGFVGPDPHVYSLLMAGFVEAGDGAKAVELHQELQDKLGGEPVLDGIVYGSLMKAYFLMGMEEKAMECCKELLAPESEVRFGTESYTQVLDALGKNERLEDALNLFDRMLGEHDPPLRITVDVRSFSVMVDAYCAAGRFEDAIAVFRRMAEYKVAPDVAAYNNLIRHLGLNRLADEAEVLHKEMGEHGLVADEETCVLLMEARFKADRIDDGISYFNRMAELELKPDASHYHRIVDGLVGLSLLDKAHEYFDQMREKEIHPSTATYETLLKAYVGVGATRLDDAAKVAKCILLDENVVFSDEMRELLEGALRGEGREDDIAKLYEDVEREKAEAVLRAEEEKARAEALAREERAARRAEAAAKDEAAAKASAAAIEAIIGHRRKTEGETAEPASTPNALDGGLLSRLGLSSPGEGAPQDTPIISTETKGDGQEQF; encoded by the coding sequence ATGTCGCTCTCCAAGCCGCTCGCCGCGCGCCGCCTCGTGCCGGCGCTCTTCCCGCTCGCCCACGCCGACGCCGCCTCGGCCGCGGCCtcccgccgcgcccgccgccggggCGCCTTCGCCGCGACGCCCCCGGCCCCGCCGTCCTCCCCGAGCTCCGTGCGCCTCGCGGAGCCGCTCCCCTCGCTCGCCCCCTCCCGCCTCGCGCTCCACAACCGCGTCCTCGCCCTCCTCTCCCCCACCGCCGCCGACCTCGACGAGGCCGCGCTGCTCACCCGCCACGCGCTCCACTCCAACTGCCGCCCCTCCTCCTTCACCTGCGTCGCCGTCCTCGCCGCGCTCCTCCGCGCGCGCCGCCTCGACGACTTCTTCGCGCTCCACCGCTTCGCCCTCCAGGCCGCCGTCCCGCCCACCGCCGCCACCCACGCGCTCTACCTCTCCGCCCTCGCCGCGCGCCGCCTCCCCGACGCCGCGCTCCTCCACCTCCGCCTCATCGCCCGCCCCGGATCCCCCGTGCCACCCTCCCCGACCGCCTACCGGGTCGTCGTCAGGTGCCTCGTGGCGGACCACGGCCGCCTCGCGGACGCCGTCGCGCTCAAGGACGAGATGCTCGCCTCCGGGTTCGTCGGGCCCGATCCCCATGTCTACAGCCTCCTCATGGCTGGGTTTGTGGAGGCCGGGGATGGGGCCAAAGCAGTGGAGCTGCACCAAGAACTGCAGGACAAGCTTGGCGGCGAGCCGGTCCTCGATGGCATCGTGTACGGGAGCCTCATGAAGGCCTACTTCCTTATGGGAATGGAGGAGAAGGCCATGGAGTGCTGCAAAGAGCTGCTCGCTCCGGAATCGGAGGTGAGGTTCGGGACCGAGAGCTATACTCAGGTGCTCGATGCGCTTGGGAAGAATGAAAGGTTAGAGGATGCACTCAacctgttcgacagaatgcttgGGGAGCATGACCCTCCATTGAGGATTACAGTTGATGTCAGAAGCTTCAGCGTGATGGTGGATGCCTACTGTGCTGCCGGAAGGTTTGAGGATGCGATTGCGGTGTTCCGGAGGATGGCAGAGTATAAGGTGGCACCGGATGTAGCAGCATACAACAATCTGATTCGGCATCTCGGGCTTAATCGGCTGGCAGATGAGGCAGAGGTGCTCCACAAGGAGATGGGCGAGCATGGTCTTGTTGCAGATGAGGAGACATGTGTGCTGCTCATGGAGGCGCGCTTTAAGGCTGATCGCATCGACGATGGTATCAGCTACTTCAACAGAATGGCTGAGCTGGAGTTGAAGCCTGATGCATCGCATTATCATAGGATCGTCGACGGCTTGGTTGGTTTAAGCTTGCTCGACAAGGCTCATGAGTACTTCGATCAGATGAGGGAGAAGGAAATTCACCCAAGCACTGCAACCTACGAGACACTGCTAAAGGCGTATGTTGGCGTTGGCGCGACGCGGTTGGATGATGCAGCCAAAGTAGCGAAGTGTATCCTTTTGGATGAGAATGTGGTTTTCAGCGATGAGATGAGGGAGCTTCTTGAAGGCGCGCTCCGTGGAGAGGGCAGGGAAGATGACATAGCAAAGCTGTATGAAGACGTGGAGAGGGAGAAGGCCGAAGCAGTTCTGCGGGCGGAAGAAGAGAAGGCGAGGGCAGAGGCACTTGCCAGGGAAGAGAGGGCGGCGAGGAGGGCAGAGGCCGCTGCCAAGGATGAGGCTGCAGCAAAAGCTAGTGCTGCTGCCATTGAGGCTATCATTGGCCATAGAAGGAAAACTGAAGGTGAGACAGCAGAACCTGCATCTACTCCAAACGCTCTCGACGGCGGGCTTCTCAGCAGGCTTGGCCTTAGTTCACCTGGAGAAGGTGCGCCTCAAGACACTCCAATAATTAGTACCGAAACAAAAGGAGATGGGCAGGAGCAATTTTGA
- the LOC119288137 gene encoding CLP protease regulatory subunit CLPX1, mitochondrial-like, which translates to MYAAARRLLSTRACACATARAPPVASRAPSCYSAAQSKPPPPPRFPTPKEIRRGLDQYVVGQDKAKKVLCVAVHNHYKRIYSEPSTNSSSQASAADDDTELEKSNILLLGPTGSGKTLLAKTLARFAYVPFVIADATAITQAGYYGEDVESIVYKLLVAADFNVEAAERGIIYIDEVDKLAKKVGCQEERRDVSGEGVQQALLKMFEGTVISVPRKRSQNGLSHGCVEVDTTNILFICGGAFSDLGKIISERLHRCPFGFGTPIRHELGDYALTNALEQSRLLEEIENDDLIAYGLTPEFIGRLPIIVGLTHLTEDQLVQVLREPKNAIGKQHKKLFKMNDVKLHITENALRLIAKKAAVRETGARGLRSIMEGILTEAMFEIPDDAGEGKEKIIAVLVDEESVGTPTRLGCGAKIFRDDGTLELYVYQNNIRVPGLIQRPKCSIICRLCLLVAFSAAKLWFYHTFDCFSSIYTWIILILCKANIFTG; encoded by the exons ATGTACGCGGCCGCGCGCCGCCTCCTCTCCACCCGCGCCTGCGCCTGCGCCACCGCGCGGGCGCCCCCCGTGGCCTCGCGTGCGCCCTCCTGCTACTCCGCGGCGCagtccaagccgccgccgccgccgcggttccCCACGCCCAAGGAGATCCGCCGGGGCCTGGACCAGTACGTCGTCGGCCAAGACAAGGCCAAAAAG GTGCTCTGCGTCGCCGTGCACAACCACTACAAGAGGATATACAGCGAGCCCTCCACCAACAG CTCATCGCAAGCCTCGGCGGCCGATGATGATACTGAGCTCGAAAAGAGTAACATCCTTCTGCTTGGGCCAACTGGATCAG GTAAGACACTCCTGGCAAAAACGCTCGCTCGCTTTGCGTATGTGCCCTTCGTGATTGCTGATGCAACAGCAATTACACAG GCTGGGTACTACGGGGAAGATGTGGAATCAATCGTCTACAAACTTCTAGTG GCTGCTGACTTCAATGTCGAAGCTGCAGAGCGTGGCATCATCTACATTGATGAAGTTGATAAGCTCGCAAAGAAG GTCGGTTGCCAGGAGGAGCGGAGGGATGTCTCTGGAGAGGGTGTCCAGCAAGCACTCTTAAAGATGTTTGAAGGAACG GTGATCAGTGTGCCAAGGAAAAGAAGTCAAAATGGCCTGTCTCATGGTTGTGTCGAG GTTGATACAACAAAcatactcttcatttgtggaggtgCCTTCTCTGACTTGGGAAAGATTATCTCAGAAAG ACTTCACCGCTGTCCTTTTGGTTTCGGAACACCAATACGTCATGAATTGGGGGACTATGCTTTGACGAATGCTCTTGAACAATCAAGGTTGCTTGAAGAG ATCGAGAATGATGATCTGATTGCCTATGGCCTGACACCAGAATTTATTGGGAGGTTGCCAATAATAGTTGGCTTGACTCATCTCACTGAAGATCAACTGGTTCAG GTTCTCAGAGAGCCCAAGAACGCAATAGGCAAGCAACACAAGAAGTTGTTCAAGATGAATGAT GTAAAATTGCATATTACTGAAAACGCTTTGAGGCTAATAGCAAAGAAAGCAGCTGTGAGGGAAACTGGGGCGAGAGGCCTACGATCTATAATGGAGGGCATTTTGACAGAAGCAATGTTTGAG ATCCCCGATGACGCAGGAGAGGGGAAAGAGAAGATAATTGCTGTTCTTGTTGATGAAGAATCAGTAGGGACACCGACCCGTCTAGGCTGCGGAGCCAAGATTTTCCGAGACGATGGAACCCTAGAACTATATGTTTACCAAAACAATATCAGGGTGCCTGGGCTGATTCAGAGGCCAAAATGCAGTATCATTTGCCGGCTGTGCCTTCTGGTAGCTTTTTCAGCAGCTAAGCTATGGTTTTATCATACATTTGATTGTTTCTCGTCAATATACACGTGGATTATATTGATCCTGTGTAAGGCAAACATTTTCACAGGATGA
- the LOC119288158 gene encoding uncharacterized protein LOC119288158 has protein sequence MAALGSKLAQLQAKACEATRFVARNGCAYHKTLMEKNKQFVVQPPTVEKCQELSKQLFYTRIASLPGRYEAFWKEADQVKQLWKNRKDLNVEHAGIIALFGLELYGWFCVGEIAGRGFTLTGYSV, from the exons ATGGCGGCGCTGGGGTCCAAGCTGGCGCAGCTGCAGGCCAAGGCCTGCGAGGCGACGCGGTTCGTGGCCAGGAACGGGTGCGCCTACCACAagaccctcatggagaagaacAAGCAGTTCGTCGTGCAGCCGCCCACCGTCGAGAAGTGCCAGGAGCTCTCCAAGCAGCTCTTCTACACCCGCATCGCCAG CCTCCCCGGCCGCTATGAGGCCTTCTGGAAGGAGGCGGACCAAGTGAAGCAGCTGTGGAAAAACAGGAAAGATCTGAACGTGGAGCACGCGGGCATCATCGCTCTGTTCGGCCTTGAGCTCTACGGGTGGTTCTGCGTCGGCGAGATCGCTGGCCGGGGTTTCACCTTAACGGGCTACAGCGTCTGA